A region of Streptomyces deccanensis DNA encodes the following proteins:
- a CDS encoding non-ribosomal peptide synthetase, with product MSGSLPSAARCHAVRVRSDRSPDLAALPGVWIEDVPLPAADPRAERLRHAELARPADAPRRVLLRYTDGPCDLVVVAPRDGWDRTALGRLAAGDPLEPRTARSEPPVPATTLVPVPPSATASATASAPAPAWGLADGGPAAPHHFALGDGGDEASWLAALAVTLRRYDPDGTPVIGTDHGSFTVEDAPTLGELKPSSADGPALVGLLFDEAEVPGTYVPCLAPPFPLTLSVFRDADGWRLRCDHLGTRVSTEIATQFTRHLVRVHQCLLAAPGTGVGDVDLLDDAERDRVAALGRPPRPLVTTPVGVPEAFARIAAATPDRVAVTDADAELTYRELDERSALLAHGLRAHGVTSGDRVGVCLERTAELVVALLAVLKAGAAYVPVDPAYPADRIAHTARDAGLGVVISRLPEFPDVPGCAAVTPDDLCAAEDGPGDSTPLPAVDPDAAAYVIYTSGSTGRPKGVEVPHRNVLALIDATRDEYGFGSDDVWTWFHSSAFDFSVWEIWGCLLTGGRLVVVPYFVSREPDSFRDLLVSERVTVLSQTPSAFAQLLDVDHAHVDVRLVVFGGEPLDARMLLPWFDRHPESVCRMVNMFGITETTVHVTQQTLTRRLALAGSRSVGRALPGWHLYVTDEAGRLLPPGVAGEICVGGAGVALGYLGQEDLTARRFVADPFTGGTMYRSGDLGRLRPDGRLEHLGRIDSQVKIRGFRIELDEIRSVLLENPDVRAAAVVVRRDDPADAATAGIDAYVVLNGGSTSTVRERAAGVLPDHMLPATVTAVDALPLTANGKLDTARLPAPVAAVAPARDTGPGTKDTGDTGDTDDDLTGRLREIWSEVLGRPVGLDDDFFELGGNSLFAVRIGAALRAHGLPALRLRELYRHPTVRDTARNLSATSG from the coding sequence GTGTCAGGCTCCCTCCCCTCCGCGGCCCGCTGCCACGCGGTGCGCGTCCGCTCGGACCGCTCCCCCGACCTCGCGGCCCTTCCCGGGGTGTGGATCGAGGACGTGCCCCTGCCGGCGGCCGACCCGCGCGCCGAGCGCCTCCGCCACGCCGAACTCGCCCGCCCGGCCGACGCACCGCGCAGGGTCCTGCTGCGCTACACCGACGGCCCCTGCGATCTGGTCGTCGTGGCCCCACGCGACGGGTGGGACCGTACGGCCCTGGGCCGGCTGGCGGCAGGCGACCCGCTCGAACCTCGAACCGCCCGCTCCGAGCCCCCCGTTCCCGCGACCACACTCGTTCCCGTTCCCCCCTCAGCGACCGCTTCTGCGACCGCTTCTGCCCCCGCGCCCGCCTGGGGACTGGCGGACGGCGGCCCCGCAGCCCCGCACCACTTCGCCCTCGGCGACGGGGGCGATGAGGCGAGCTGGCTCGCCGCCCTCGCCGTCACCCTGCGGCGCTACGACCCCGATGGCACGCCCGTCATCGGCACGGACCACGGCTCCTTCACCGTCGAGGACGCCCCCACGCTCGGTGAGCTGAAGCCGTCCTCCGCTGACGGGCCCGCACTCGTCGGTCTGCTGTTCGACGAGGCGGAGGTGCCCGGCACGTACGTGCCCTGTCTGGCGCCGCCGTTCCCGCTCACCCTGTCGGTCTTCAGGGACGCCGACGGCTGGCGGCTGCGCTGCGACCATCTCGGCACGCGCGTCTCCACGGAGATAGCCACCCAGTTCACCCGGCACCTCGTACGGGTGCACCAGTGTCTCCTGGCCGCGCCGGGGACCGGTGTCGGTGACGTCGACCTGCTGGACGACGCCGAACGCGACCGGGTCGCCGCACTCGGCCGACCGCCCCGCCCGCTGGTCACCACCCCGGTCGGCGTGCCCGAGGCGTTCGCGCGGATCGCGGCGGCGACGCCCGACCGTGTCGCGGTGACCGACGCCGACGCCGAACTGACCTATCGCGAACTCGACGAACGGTCCGCCCTCCTGGCCCACGGTCTGCGCGCCCACGGCGTCACCTCCGGGGACCGGGTCGGCGTGTGCCTGGAGCGCACCGCCGAGCTCGTGGTCGCCCTGCTCGCCGTGCTGAAGGCCGGCGCGGCCTACGTGCCCGTCGACCCCGCCTACCCGGCGGACCGCATCGCCCACACCGCGCGGGACGCGGGCCTGGGCGTGGTGATCAGCCGGTTGCCCGAGTTCCCGGACGTGCCGGGCTGCGCGGCCGTGACACCGGACGACCTGTGCGCCGCGGAGGACGGGCCCGGGGACTCCACTCCTCTGCCCGCCGTCGACCCCGACGCCGCCGCCTATGTCATCTACACCTCGGGTTCCACCGGCCGCCCCAAGGGCGTCGAGGTGCCGCACCGGAACGTGCTCGCCCTGATCGACGCGACCCGCGACGAGTACGGGTTCGGGTCCGACGACGTGTGGACCTGGTTCCACTCCAGCGCCTTCGACTTCTCCGTGTGGGAGATCTGGGGCTGCCTGCTGACCGGGGGACGGCTGGTCGTGGTGCCGTACTTCGTCTCCCGGGAACCGGACAGCTTCCGCGACCTGCTGGTGTCGGAGCGGGTGACCGTGCTCAGCCAGACCCCGTCGGCGTTCGCCCAACTGCTGGACGTGGACCACGCCCACGTAGACGTCAGGCTGGTGGTGTTCGGCGGTGAGCCGCTCGACGCGCGCATGCTGCTGCCCTGGTTCGACCGGCACCCCGAGTCGGTCTGCCGGATGGTGAACATGTTCGGCATCACCGAGACGACGGTCCATGTCACCCAGCAGACCCTCACCCGGCGGCTGGCCCTCGCCGGCAGCCGGTCCGTGGGGCGCGCGCTGCCCGGCTGGCACCTGTACGTGACCGACGAGGCGGGCCGGTTGCTGCCGCCGGGCGTGGCCGGTGAGATCTGCGTCGGCGGCGCCGGTGTCGCCCTCGGCTACCTGGGCCAGGAGGACCTGACCGCCCGGCGCTTCGTGGCGGACCCGTTCACCGGCGGGACGATGTACCGCAGCGGGGACCTGGGCCGTCTGCGGCCGGACGGGCGGCTCGAACACCTGGGCAGGATCGACAGCCAGGTCAAGATCCGCGGTTTCCGGATCGAACTCGACGAGATCCGCTCGGTCCTGCTGGAAAACCCGGACGTGCGGGCCGCGGCCGTCGTGGTACGCCGGGACGACCCGGCCGACGCCGCCACCGCCGGGATCGACGCCTATGTGGTCCTCAACGGCGGCAGCACGTCGACGGTCCGCGAGCGGGCGGCGGGCGTCCTGCCCGACCACATGCTGCCCGCCACGGTCACCGCCGTGGACGCGCTGCCGCTGACGGCCAACGGAAAGCTCGACACGGCACGGCTCCCGGCGCCGGTGGCCGCCGTCGCGCCCGCGCGGGACACCGGGCCCGGGACGAAGGACACGGGAGACACGGGAGACACGGACGATGACCTCACCGGTCGGCTGCGGGAGATCTGGAGCGAGGTCCTCGGCAGGCCCGTCGGCCTGGACGACGACTTCTTCGAACTGGGCGGCAACTCCCTGTTCGCCGTCCGCATCGGCGCGGCCCTGCGTGCGCACGGCCTGCCGGCCCTGCGGCTGCGCGAGCTGTACCGCCACCCGACCGTCCGGGACACCGCGAGGAACCTGTCCGCCACGAGCGGCTGA